In Pseudomonas fluorescens, a genomic segment contains:
- a CDS encoding YbaY family lipoprotein, with translation MKKIILLGLTALLGACQSMHPAPKASLDGEVFYLQRIALPPTATLSVSLQDASLADAPAVTLAEQKGPVKGQVPLPFHLSYDPAQVKPGHSYSLSARIELDGKLLFITTERHAVQLNGQAPQPLRLRVDAVAH, from the coding sequence ATGAAAAAAATCATTCTCCTGGGCCTCACCGCCCTGCTCGGAGCCTGCCAATCCATGCACCCTGCGCCCAAGGCCAGCCTCGACGGCGAGGTCTTCTACCTGCAACGCATCGCCCTGCCGCCGACCGCGACCTTGAGTGTCAGCCTGCAGGACGCGTCCCTGGCGGATGCGCCCGCCGTGACCCTGGCCGAGCAAAAAGGCCCGGTCAAAGGCCAGGTGCCGTTGCCGTTTCACCTGAGCTACGACCCCGCCCAGGTCAAGCCCGGCCACAGTTATTCGCTCAGCGCTCGCATCGAACTGGATGGCAAGCTACTGTTTATCACCACCGAACGGCACGCCGTGCAGCTCAACGGCCAGGCCCCACAACCGCTGCGCCTGCGGGTTGACGCGGTCGCTCACTGA
- the plsB gene encoding glycerol-3-phosphate 1-O-acyltransferase PlsB, with product MTRSPFRRLVFGTLRRLLYLWVRSETINQSSLTLNLDRSRPVFYVLQSPSLTELAVVDAECTKAGLPRPVLPVSVGPLMEPAAFFYLTPEPDWLGRQDKRGAPPTLTRLVDTLTAHAEENAQIIPVSVFWGQSPESESSPWKLLFADSWAVTGRLRRLLSILILGRKTRVQFSAPINLRELIEHNKGHERTVRMAQRILRVHFRNLKTAVIGPDLSHRRNLVKGLVNMPLVRQAIADEAEREKISPEKAKAQALRYGNEIASDYTYTAIRFLEVVLSWFWNKIYDGIKVNNIEGVQKVAQGYEVIYVPCHRSHIDYLLLSYLLFKNGLTPPHIAAGINLNMPVIGSLLRRGGAFFMRRTFKGNPLYTSVFNEYLHTLFTKGFPVEYFVEGGRSRTGRMLQPKTGMLAITLRSFLRSSRMPIVFVPVYIGYERVLEGRTYLGELRGASKKKESIFDIFKVVGALKQRFGQVAVNFGEPIKLAEFLDAEQPDWRAQELGPNYKPAWLNETTNRLGEQVARHLNEAAAVNPVNLVALALLSTTRLALDEQAMARQLDLYLALLRRVPYSPHTTLPEGDGMALIKHVKDMDLLSEQSDALGKILYLDEQNAVLMTYYRNNVLHIFALPALLASFFQSSSRMSREQILRYTHALYPYLQSELFIRWSLEELDTVIDQWLEAFIEQGLLRFENDVYLRPAPSSRHFVLLTLLSKSIAQTLQRFYMAISLLLNSGQNSISAEELEDLCTIMAQRLSILHGLNAPEFFDKSLFRHFIQTLLEQDVLRRDEAGKLSYHDLLGELAEGAAKRVLPAEIRLSIRQVALHRVDGAGEAPVEPAPLKPEESR from the coding sequence ATGACCCGCTCCCCGTTCCGCCGTCTGGTGTTTGGCACCTTGCGCCGACTGCTGTACCTCTGGGTTCGCTCGGAGACGATCAACCAGTCGTCCCTAACCCTTAACCTCGACCGCAGCCGACCGGTGTTCTATGTCCTGCAATCGCCCTCCCTGACCGAACTGGCCGTAGTCGACGCCGAGTGCACCAAGGCCGGCCTGCCGCGCCCGGTGTTGCCGGTGTCGGTGGGCCCGCTGATGGAGCCCGCGGCATTCTTCTACCTCACGCCCGAGCCCGATTGGCTCGGCCGCCAGGACAAGCGCGGCGCGCCGCCAACCCTGACCCGCCTGGTCGACACCCTCACCGCGCACGCCGAAGAGAATGCACAAATCATTCCGGTCAGCGTGTTCTGGGGGCAGTCACCCGAGAGCGAGTCCAGCCCGTGGAAACTGCTGTTTGCCGACAGTTGGGCGGTCACCGGGCGTCTGCGTCGTTTGTTGAGCATCCTGATCCTCGGGCGCAAGACCCGCGTGCAATTCTCCGCGCCCATCAACCTGCGTGAATTGATCGAGCACAATAAAGGTCACGAACGCACCGTGCGAATGGCCCAGCGCATCCTGCGTGTGCACTTTCGTAACCTGAAAACCGCTGTCATCGGCCCCGACCTGTCCCACCGCCGCAACCTGGTGAAGGGCCTGGTGAATATGCCGCTGGTGCGCCAAGCCATCGCCGACGAAGCCGAGCGCGAAAAGATCAGCCCCGAAAAGGCCAAGGCCCAGGCGTTGCGCTATGGCAACGAGATTGCCTCGGACTACACCTACACCGCGATCCGCTTCCTGGAAGTGGTGCTGAGTTGGTTCTGGAACAAGATCTACGACGGCATCAAGGTCAATAACATCGAAGGCGTGCAAAAAGTTGCCCAGGGCTACGAAGTTATCTATGTCCCATGCCACCGCAGCCATATCGACTACCTGCTGCTGTCCTACCTGCTGTTCAAGAACGGCCTGACCCCGCCGCACATCGCCGCCGGGATCAACCTGAACATGCCGGTGATCGGCAGCCTGCTGCGCCGTGGCGGTGCGTTTTTCATGCGCCGCACCTTCAAGGGCAACCCGCTGTACACCTCGGTGTTCAACGAATACCTGCACACCCTGTTCACCAAGGGCTTCCCGGTGGAGTACTTCGTCGAAGGCGGGCGCTCGCGCACCGGGCGCATGCTGCAACCGAAAACCGGCATGCTGGCAATCACCCTGCGCAGCTTCCTGCGCTCCTCGCGCATGCCGATTGTGTTCGTGCCGGTGTATATCGGCTATGAGCGCGTACTCGAAGGCCGCACTTACCTCGGCGAACTGCGTGGCGCGAGCAAAAAGAAAGAATCGATCTTCGATATTTTCAAAGTGGTCGGCGCGCTCAAGCAGCGTTTTGGCCAAGTCGCGGTCAACTTTGGCGAGCCGATCAAGCTGGCGGAATTCCTCGATGCCGAGCAACCCGACTGGCGCGCCCAGGAGCTCGGCCCGAACTACAAGCCGGCGTGGCTCAACGAAACCACCAACCGCCTCGGCGAACAGGTAGCGCGGCATTTGAACGAAGCCGCGGCAGTCAACCCGGTGAACCTGGTGGCCCTGGCGTTGCTGTCCACCACGCGCCTGGCCCTGGACGAACAGGCCATGGCCCGTCAGTTGGACCTGTACCTGGCGCTGTTGCGCCGCGTGCCCTACTCGCCCCATACCACGCTGCCCGAAGGCGACGGCATGGCGCTGATCAAGCACGTCAAGGACATGGACCTGTTGTCGGAACAGAGCGATGCCCTGGGCAAAATCCTGTACCTGGACGAGCAGAATGCTGTCCTGATGACCTACTACCGCAACAACGTACTGCACATCTTCGCCCTGCCGGCGCTGCTGGCGAGCTTCTTCCAGAGCAGTTCGCGCATGAGCCGCGAGCAGATCCTGCGCTACACCCACGCGCTGTATCCGTACCTGCAATCGGAGCTGTTTATCCGCTGGTCGCTGGAAGAGTTGGATACGGTGATCGACCAGTGGCTGGAAGCGTTCATCGAGCAAGGGCTGCTGCGCTTCGAAAACGACGTATACCTGCGCCCGGCACCGAGTTCACGGCACTTTGTATTGCTGACGCTGCTGTCCAAGAGCATCGCCCAGACCCTGCAACGCTTCTACATGGCGATCTCGCTGTTGCTCAACAGTGGCCAGAACAGTATCAGCGCCGAAGAGCTGGAAGACCTGTGCACGATCATGGCCCAGCGCTTGTCGATCCTGCATGGCCTCAATGCTCCGGAGTTCTTCGACAAGAGCCTTTTCCGACATTTTATCCAGACGCTGCTGGAGCAAGATGTGCTGCGCCGCGATGAAGCCGGCAAATTGAGCTATCACGACCTGCTCGGCGAACTGGCTGAAGGCGCCGCCAAGCGCGTGCTGCCGGCCGAAATTCGCTTGTCGATCCGCCAGGTGGCCTTGCATCGCGTGGATGGTGCTGGGGAGGCGCCAGTCGAACCTGCCCCGCTCAAGCCTGAAGAAAGCCGCTAG
- a CDS encoding cold-shock protein, producing the protein MATRETGNVKWFNDAKGYGFIQREDGKDVFVHYRAIRGEGHRSLAEGQQVEYAVVSGEKGLQAEDVVGL; encoded by the coding sequence ATGGCAACGCGTGAAACCGGTAATGTGAAGTGGTTCAACGACGCCAAGGGCTATGGCTTTATCCAGCGTGAAGATGGCAAGGATGTGTTTGTGCACTACCGCGCCATTCGTGGCGAGGGCCATCGTTCCCTGGCCGAGGGCCAGCAGGTGGAATACGCCGTGGTGAGCGGCGAGAAGGGCTTGCAGGCAGAGGATGTGGTCGGTTTGTAA
- a CDS encoding putative RNA methyltransferase, producing the protein MLACPICSAPLNAVDNGVACPAGHRFDRARQGYLNLLPVQHKNSRDPGDNLAMVEARRDFLNAGHYAPVAKRLAELAAERAPQRWVDIGCGEGYYTAQIADALPHADGYALDISKEAVKRACKRNPALTWLIASMARVPLADASCQFLASVFSPLDWQEAKRLLSPGGGLMKVGPTRGHLMELRERLYDEVREYTDDKHLALVPDGMSLAHSETLEFTLSLAEPKDRANLLAMTPHGWRASAERRSEVIEAVEPLRVTVSMRYDYFVLQ; encoded by the coding sequence ATGCTGGCCTGCCCCATTTGCAGCGCACCGCTCAACGCGGTGGACAATGGCGTGGCGTGCCCCGCCGGGCACCGTTTTGACCGTGCGCGCCAGGGTTATCTGAACCTGTTGCCGGTGCAGCACAAGAACAGCCGCGACCCGGGCGATAACCTGGCGATGGTCGAGGCGCGCCGCGACTTCCTCAACGCCGGGCACTACGCCCCGGTGGCCAAGCGCCTGGCCGAACTGGCCGCCGAACGCGCGCCGCAACGCTGGGTGGATATCGGCTGTGGCGAGGGTTACTACACCGCACAGATCGCCGACGCCCTGCCCCACGCCGACGGCTACGCCCTGGATATCTCCAAGGAAGCGGTCAAGCGTGCGTGCAAGCGCAACCCGGCGCTGACCTGGTTGATCGCCAGCATGGCCCGCGTACCCTTGGCCGATGCCAGCTGCCAGTTTCTCGCCAGTGTGTTCAGCCCGTTGGACTGGCAAGAGGCCAAACGCCTGCTCAGCCCCGGCGGCGGCTTGATGAAAGTCGGCCCCACCCGCGGCCACCTGATGGAACTGCGCGAGCGTCTGTACGACGAAGTGCGCGAATACACCGACGACAAGCACCTGGCCCTGGTACCGGACGGCATGAGCCTGGCGCACAGCGAGACCCTGGAGTTCACCCTTAGCCTGGCTGAGCCCAAGGACCGCGCTAACCTGCTGGCCATGACGCCCCACGGCTGGCGCGCCAGTGCCGAGCGCCGTAGCGAGGTGATTGAGGCCGTCGAACCGCTGCGGGTCACCGTATCGATGCGTTACGATTATTTCGTGCTTCAATAA
- the dapE gene encoding succinyl-diaminopimelate desuccinylase yields the protein MTAHADLSPTLQLAIDLIRRPSVTPIDADCQKLMMQRLGDAGFALEPMRIEDVDNFWATHGKHDGPVLCFAGHTDVVPTGPVQAWQNDPFDALIDENGMLCGRGAADMKGSLAAMLVASERFVKDYPDHKGSVAFLITSDEEGPAHHGTKAVIERLAARKERLDWCIVGEPSSTALVGDVVKNGRRGSLGATLTVRGVQGHVAYPHLAKNPIHLAAPALAELAAEHWDNGNAFFPPTSFQISNLNSGTGATNVIPGDLTAVFNFRFSTESTVEGLQQRVAAILDKHGLDWHVEWALSGLPFLTEPGALLDAVSASIKAITGRETQASTSGGTSDGRFIATLGTQVVELGPVNATIHQVNERILASDLDVLTEIYYQTLIKLLA from the coding sequence ATGACGGCCCATGCCGATCTTTCGCCGACCCTTCAACTTGCCATCGACCTGATCCGTCGCCCCTCGGTGACGCCGATCGACGCCGATTGCCAGAAGCTGATGATGCAGCGCCTGGGCGACGCCGGTTTTGCGCTGGAGCCGATGCGCATCGAAGACGTGGACAACTTCTGGGCCACCCACGGCAAGCATGACGGCCCGGTATTGTGCTTTGCCGGCCACACCGACGTGGTGCCGACCGGCCCGGTACAGGCGTGGCAAAACGACCCGTTCGACGCACTGATCGACGAAAACGGCATGCTCTGCGGGCGCGGCGCGGCGGATATGAAAGGCAGCCTGGCCGCGATGCTGGTTGCCTCCGAGCGCTTTGTGAAGGACTACCCGGACCACAAGGGCTCGGTCGCCTTCCTGATCACCAGCGATGAAGAAGGCCCGGCGCACCACGGAACCAAGGCCGTGATCGAGCGCCTGGCGGCACGCAAGGAACGCCTGGACTGGTGCATCGTCGGCGAACCGTCGAGCACTGCTCTGGTGGGCGACGTGGTCAAGAACGGCCGTCGCGGCTCCCTCGGCGCCACCCTGACCGTGCGCGGCGTACAAGGCCACGTGGCCTACCCGCACCTGGCAAAGAACCCGATTCACCTGGCCGCGCCAGCCCTGGCTGAACTGGCCGCCGAGCATTGGGACAACGGCAACGCCTTCTTTCCGCCGACCAGCTTCCAGATCTCCAACCTCAACTCCGGCACTGGCGCCACCAACGTGATCCCGGGTGACCTGACGGCGGTGTTCAATTTCCGCTTCTCCACCGAATCCACCGTCGAAGGCCTGCAACAACGGGTCGCGGCGATTCTCGACAAGCATGGCCTGGACTGGCATGTGGAATGGGCGCTGTCGGGCCTGCCGTTCCTCACCGAGCCAGGCGCGCTGCTCGACGCCGTGTCGGCGAGCATCAAGGCGATCACCGGCCGTGAGACCCAGGCGTCCACCAGCGGCGGGACCTCCGATGGACGGTTCATCGCCACGCTGGGTACCCAGGTGGTCGAACTGGGCCCGGTGAACGCGACGATCCACCAGGTCAACGAACGCATCCTGGCCAGCGACCTCGACGTGCTCACCGAAATCTACTACCAGACCCTGATCAAGTTGCTCGCCTGA
- a CDS encoding glycosyltransferase: MSSRKFGLNLVVVLAIAALFTGFWALINRPVTTPNWPEQISGFSYSPFQQGQYPQKDQYPTDDQMRRDLEIMSKLTDNIRTYSVDGTLGDIPKLAEEFGLRVTLGIWISPDLERNEREIQRAIEIANSSRSVVRVVVGNEALFREEITPEALIVLLDRVRAAVKVPVTTSEQWHIWEKNPQLAKHVDLIAAHILPFWEYIPMDKAGQYVLDRARDLKKLFPKKPLLLSEVGWPSNGRMRGGNESSPADQAIYLRTLVNKLNRQGYNYFVIEAFDQPWKVSDEGSAGAYWGVYNAARQQKFNFEGPVVAIPQWRVLAIGSVVLALLSLTLLMIDGSALRQRGRTFLTFIAFLCGSVLVWIGYDYSQQYSTWFSVTVGILLALGALGVFIVLLTEAHELAEAVWTHKRRREFLPVVGDSDYRPKVSIHVPCYNEPPDMVKQTLDALAALDYPDYEVLIIDNNTKDPAVWEPVRDYCATLGPRFKFFHVAPLAGFKGGALNYLIPHTAKDAEVIAVIDSDYCVSPNWLKHMVPHFADPKIAVVQSPQDYRDQNESTFKKLCYAEYKGFFHIGMVTRNDRDAIIQHGTMTMTRRSVLEELGWADWCICEDAELGLRVFEKGLSAAYYHDSYGKGLMPDTFIDFKKQRFRWAYGAIQIIKRHTASLLRGKDTELTRGQRYHFLAGWLPWVADGMNIFFTVGALLWSAAMIIVPTRVDPPLLIFAIPPLALFVFKVGKIIFLYRRAVGVNLKDAFCAALAGLALSHTIAKAVLYGFFTTSIPFFRTPKNADNHGFWVAISEAREEMFIMLLLWGAALGIYLVQGLPSNDMRFWVVMLLVQSLPYVAALIMAFLSSLPKPAPKVEPVTVA; this comes from the coding sequence ATGTCATCGCGTAAATTTGGACTCAACCTGGTGGTGGTGCTGGCAATTGCAGCGCTATTCACCGGCTTCTGGGCGCTGATCAACCGCCCGGTCACTACCCCCAACTGGCCTGAACAGATCTCCGGTTTTTCTTACTCGCCGTTTCAACAAGGCCAGTACCCGCAGAAAGACCAATACCCGACCGACGACCAGATGCGTCGCGATCTGGAGATCATGAGCAAGCTGACGGACAACATCCGTACCTACTCGGTCGACGGCACCCTGGGGGACATCCCCAAGCTGGCGGAAGAGTTCGGCCTGCGGGTAACCCTGGGGATCTGGATCAGCCCGGACCTGGAACGCAACGAGCGTGAAATCCAGCGGGCTATCGAGATCGCCAACAGCTCGCGCAGCGTCGTGCGGGTTGTCGTGGGTAACGAAGCGTTGTTCCGTGAAGAGATCACCCCCGAGGCGCTGATTGTGCTGCTGGATCGGGTGCGCGCCGCCGTAAAAGTACCGGTGACCACTTCCGAGCAATGGCATATCTGGGAAAAGAACCCGCAACTGGCCAAGCACGTCGACCTGATTGCAGCGCACATCCTGCCGTTCTGGGAATACATCCCGATGGACAAGGCCGGCCAGTACGTACTCGACCGCGCCAGGGATCTGAAGAAATTGTTCCCGAAAAAACCGCTGCTATTGTCGGAAGTTGGCTGGCCAAGCAACGGCCGTATGCGCGGAGGTAATGAATCGTCCCCGGCAGACCAGGCGATTTACCTGCGTACGCTGGTGAACAAGCTGAACCGCCAGGGCTATAACTACTTCGTGATCGAGGCTTTCGACCAGCCTTGGAAAGTCAGCGACGAAGGTTCGGCCGGCGCTTACTGGGGCGTGTACAACGCCGCGCGCCAGCAGAAGTTCAACTTCGAAGGGCCGGTAGTTGCGATCCCGCAATGGCGCGTCCTGGCGATCGGATCGGTGGTGCTTGCACTGCTGTCCCTGACCCTATTGATGATCGACGGCTCGGCCCTGCGCCAGCGTGGCCGCACCTTCCTGACCTTTATCGCGTTCCTCTGCGGTTCGGTATTGGTGTGGATCGGCTACGACTACAGCCAGCAATACAGCACCTGGTTCAGCGTGACCGTCGGCATCTTGTTGGCCCTGGGCGCGCTGGGCGTGTTCATCGTGTTGCTGACCGAAGCCCACGAGTTGGCGGAAGCGGTATGGACCCACAAGCGTCGGCGTGAATTCCTGCCGGTAGTGGGGGATTCGGACTACCGCCCGAAAGTGTCGATCCATGTGCCGTGCTACAACGAGCCGCCGGATATGGTCAAACAGACCCTCGACGCCCTGGCCGCCCTCGATTACCCGGACTACGAAGTCCTGATCATCGACAACAACACCAAGGACCCGGCCGTGTGGGAACCGGTGCGCGACTATTGCGCCACCCTCGGCCCGCGCTTCAAGTTCTTCCACGTGGCCCCACTGGCCGGCTTCAAGGGCGGCGCGCTGAACTACCTGATCCCGCACACCGCCAAGGATGCCGAAGTGATCGCCGTGATCGACTCGGACTACTGCGTGTCGCCGAACTGGCTCAAGCACATGGTGCCGCACTTCGCTGACCCGAAAATCGCCGTGGTGCAGTCGCCGCAGGATTACCGCGACCAGAACGAAAGCACCTTCAAGAAGCTCTGCTACGCCGAGTACAAAGGCTTCTTCCATATCGGCATGGTCACCCGTAACGACCGCGACGCGATCATCCAGCACGGCACCATGACCATGACCCGACGCTCGGTGCTCGAAGAACTGGGCTGGGCCGACTGGTGCATCTGCGAAGACGCCGAACTGGGCCTGCGGGTATTCGAGAAAGGCCTGTCGGCGGCGTACTACCACGACAGCTACGGCAAGGGCCTGATGCCGGATACCTTTATCGACTTCAAGAAACAGCGCTTCCGCTGGGCCTATGGCGCGATCCAGATCATCAAGCGTCACACCGCCAGCCTGTTGCGCGGCAAGGACACTGAGCTGACCCGTGGCCAGCGCTACCACTTCCTCGCGGGCTGGTTGCCGTGGGTGGCAGATGGCATGAATATCTTCTTCACCGTCGGCGCACTGTTGTGGTCGGCGGCGATGATCATCGTGCCGACGCGGGTCGACCCGCCGCTGTTGATTTTCGCGATCCCGCCGTTGGCGTTGTTTGTGTTCAAGGTTGGCAAGATCATTTTCCTGTATCGCCGTGCGGTAGGGGTGAACCTCAAGGATGCGTTCTGCGCCGCGCTGGCTGGCCTGGCGTTGTCCCACACCATCGCCAAGGCGGTGTTGTATGGCTTCTTCACCACCAGCATTCCGTTCTTTCGCACACCGAAAAACGCGGATAACCACGGCTTTTGGGTCGCGATTTCCGAAGCGCGCGAAGAAATGTTCATCATGCTGCTGTTGTGGGGCGCGGCGCTGGGGATCTACCTGGTGCAGGGCCTGCCGAGCAATGACATGCGTTTCTGGGTGGTGATGCTGCTGGTGCAATCGCTGCCGTACGTGGCGGCATTGATCATGGCGTTCCTGTCGTCGCTGCCGAAACCGGCGCCGAAGGTGGAGCCTGTCACCGTCGCGTAA